A DNA window from Methanofollis sp. contains the following coding sequences:
- a CDS encoding FAD-binding protein, whose product MRALDSIDCHTLVIGSGGAGVRAAIEADRYGETVLLSKSITGKGGCTTMAEG is encoded by the coding sequence ATGCGCGCGCTGGATAGTATCGACTGCCATACCCTTGTCATCGGGAGTGGCGGCGCCGGAGTGAGGGCGGCGATCGAAGCCGACCGGTATGGCGAGACGGTCCTCCTCTCGAAGAGCATCACCGGAAAGGGGGGGTGCACGACGATGGCGGAGGG